In the genome of Chroococcidiopsis sp. TS-821, the window CCTAAATGTTGCGGTAATAGAAGACGTAACGGCTGACGAGTAATTTTATGCGTCAAGAATATTGTTAACAGTACAGAAAAAATTAACGTGACTCCTTGTAAAAAAGCTGTGACAGCAGGATGTGCGACGACAATTGGCATTCCTTGACCGCTATAGCCAAAAGTCGCTAACGTTACTGGAACAATCCTCCCAGCCTCTCCCAAACCTAAACGCAAGTAGTGTGCTAAATTTCCACCTAAGACAAGGGGTAAATAACCATAGGCTATTTCTAGAAACGGTTTAGGCTTAGGGATAATTTTGGATTTTGCTTGTTTGACGAAATTGCTGAATAAATAGAATAGCTGCATCAAACCGTATACAAACAGCGCAACACTTGCAGGAATCACTAAGGCAATTAACGACACTCCTAAATGAGGTAAGAACTGCGTTAGATTGAGATCCCATCCCAAAGTAGCTTGCAACTCTGGTAGACGATGTAGAAATACTCCGCCAAAGAGTAAAAACAACAACGCCACTTCATAAGAACGAGGTACGTGCGTTGTCCACAACTCAATTCCAGGGGGACGCAAGTTAACCTCAACCGAACGATGCGGACAAGCTTTCAAACACGTCATGCACAATACACAATCGCGATTATCTTCAAGCTGTGCGGGGTGCGAGTACAAAGGACAGCCATTCGTTTCCATTCCTTCACCCTTTTGCGGACCACCTTTATAACATTGATAAGTGGTACATTCTGCCGAACAAGTCCCCTGTTGCGCCCGCAACTCAATCATCGATAATTTCGCGAATAGCCCATTCATACCTCCAATGGGACAAAGGTAACGACACCAAAATCGGCGCTCAAAAATCGCCGAGAAAATCATCGCCCCTGCGGTAATCAATAGCAACAAGCAGCTAGATAAATAAGCAGTATCTTCTAAATGCCAAAGTTCTTCCCACAAGAAAATTAAAGTAAATAGCCCAAATAAAAACCATCCACCCCATTTTTCAGCTTGATGACGGGGCCAAGACTTTAATTGTCGCGGAAATAGCCATAGCGAAAGCTTTTGAGTTAGTTCGCCGTAAATCATAAACGGACAAAATGCACACCAAATTCGTCCGAGAAACGGAAATCCGAGTAAAATTAAAGGCCACCACCACGCCCAAAACATATTTAAGGCAAAGTTTTCGCTACGATGTTGCGGACCTACAAATAAGACAACAACAACAACCGCAAAAAACCACAAAGTGAAGCCATAATTAATTCGGTCTGGATACCAAGGACTGCGCAAAAATCGCCGCAATCCAGGATACATATTGAGTAGATTGACGCGGAATTGTTTTTTCTTCGTCTGGGCTGACCAAAAGATTTCTTCAGTCAGTTCTAATCCCCCTGCTGATTGAACAATAGCTCTTTCTACAAGGCTTTGCAGTTCTCGCAAATTACCAGGAAAGTCATACGATTGCAAACGACGCAATGCTTCTGGAGTAATTTTGGGTTTAGGAATACCTTGGCTGCGACAGTAAAGACTAATGTAGTACTCCGCTTGGGCTTTAATATCAGCTTTACGCACGCGTAGTGGGGGAACTTTGATAATTTGACCAGTGCAGCGCTCAATTGTAGACTGAGTTCTTTCAGAAATCATCAAAATACGGGCGCGAGAAATGCGAGGCGCAGGAGTTGATTCTCCTGGACGACTTACTGGAGTGTATGTACCTGTTTTCAGTAGCTGTACTAATGAAGGAATTAACTCTGTAGGGAGGTCTTGAAGATTATTGAGAACAAGCGTGCCATCTCCCAACCATTCGAGTAATCCGACTTTACCACTCGCGCGACCAAATAAATCTGCACCGCTTGATTGGAGAATACTACAGTTAAGTTTAATAATTGGTTGTTTGCGCTGTGGAGAACCAAAGTGAATCAAAGCCGCAATGTTATCTTTCTCTAATCCTGGTTCGCCAAAAATCAACACCGAATTGCGGTCTAAACTAGCTTCGCGAATGGCAGCACGCAACCGTACTGCATAACGACTTGTCCCTACAATCCCGCGTTGGGCTTTAGTTACTAAATAGGGGCGCAGTGCTTGGGAACGT includes:
- a CDS encoding cyclic nucleotide-binding domain-containing protein, whose product is MTSPDTVIWLQERTALGVLSGEVLDAIAQVLEEISLPENYLLVTEDTPPEALYILKQGKLESYRTHQNSIAAAACSFLPGTVVHLQELLLDQPAQRTIKTITESQFWVIPAAQFKQIVAQHPEIAQVFSRQLVQEVAQLTSALSYEQERSQALRPYLVTKAQRGIVGTSRYAVRLRAAIREASLDRNSVLIFGEPGLEKDNIAALIHFGSPQRKQPIIKLNCSILQSSGADLFGRASGKVGLLEWLGDGTLVLNNLQDLPTELIPSLVQLLKTGTYTPVSRPGESTPAPRISRARILMISERTQSTIERCTGQIIKVPPLRVRKADIKAQAEYYISLYCRSQGIPKPKITPEALRRLQSYDFPGNLRELQSLVERAIVQSAGGLELTEEIFWSAQTKKKQFRVNLLNMYPGLRRFLRSPWYPDRINYGFTLWFFAVVVVVLFVGPQHRSENFALNMFWAWWWPLILLGFPFLGRIWCAFCPFMIYGELTQKLSLWLFPRQLKSWPRHQAEKWGGWFLFGLFTLIFLWEELWHLEDTAYLSSCLLLLITAGAMIFSAIFERRFWCRYLCPIGGMNGLFAKLSMIELRAQQGTCSAECTTYQCYKGGPQKGEGMETNGCPLYSHPAQLEDNRDCVLCMTCLKACPHRSVEVNLRPPGIELWTTHVPRSYEVALLFLLFGGVFLHRLPELQATLGWDLNLTQFLPHLGVSLIALVIPASVALFVYGLMQLFYLFSNFVKQAKSKIIPKPKPFLEIAYGYLPLVLGGNLAHYLRLGLGEAGRIVPVTLATFGYSGQGMPIVVAHPAVTAFLQGVTLIFSVLLTIFLTHKITRQPLRLLLPQHLGAIALTAMMWILVVGW